GCCATGTACATCATTAATCATGTCTACACCAAGCTCCAGCACCGCACGCATCACTGCTGTTTTTTTTGTATCTATTGAAATTGGAACACGCCCATCTCTCACCAACACCTCTACCACTGGTAATAAACGTGCAAGTTCTTCTTCAATGGATACAGCCTTTGACCCAGGACGGGTAGACTCCGCACCAACATCAATAATATCGACTCCTTCGTCAATCATCTTCGCCGCACGCTCCAAAGCTGCTTGCGGTGTGACAAAATGACCACCATCCGAAAATGAATCGGGCGTGCAATTCAGCACGCCCATAATTTTGGTTTCACTTAGATCAAGCTGGAAACGACCAGCTCGCAAATAGTTAGACATTTAACTCATCCTGCAAAATTAGCATTCGATCCACCTTTCGGTGAACTGTCATTCTCAATAACCGGATGATCGCCTCCAATGATGATACCATCGCGGCGATTGCTATCATCACTGCCATTGCCATCATCTGTAGAAGAGTCCGTCCAATCTTTAGGCTCACGAACAGGACGACGATTCATCAAGTCATCGATCTGATCTTCATCGATGGTTTCATACTTAACCAGTGCTTTGGTCATCTCATGCAAAATATCCATATTATCTTTAAGGATTTGCTCAGCACGATCATAGTTACGATCAATAATGGCTCGAATTTCTGTATCGATCATATGCGCTGTTTCATCGGATACATTTTTATGCTGAGTAACCGAACGTCCTAAGAAGACTTCATTTTCTTCTTCACCATAAGCCAATGGACCGAGCTTATCTGACAAACCCCATTGCGTCACCATATTACGTGCAATAGAGGTGGCACGTTCAATATCATTAGATGCACCTGTCGACACATGATCGTGACCATAAATTAGCTCTTCAGCGATCCGACCACCATAGAGACTGGATATCTGACTCTCTAGGCGCTCACGCGAGTAGCTATAACGATCCTGCTCAGGCAGGAACATCGTTACACCCAATGCCCGACCACGAGGAATGATAGTCACTTTATACACAGGGTCGTGTGATGGAACGATGCGACCAACGATACAGTGTCCAGCTTCGTGATAAGCAGTCATTTCTTTCTCTGCATCACTCATCACCATTGAACGGCGCTCTGCACCCATCATAATTTTATCTTTCGCATCCTCCATGTCTTGCATGGTGATGGTTTTACGATCACGACGTGCAGCAAAAAGTGCAGCTTCGTTAACCAAGTTAGCCAAATCGGCACCTGAAAAACCAGGTGTACCACGTGCAATATCACGAGCCTTGACGTCGTCATCAATTGGCTTCTTGCGCATATGCACTTTAAGGATTTGCTCACGTCCTTTGAGGTCTGGTAAGCCGACCACAACCTGACGGTCAAAACGGCCAGGGCGCAATAATGCAGGATCGAGTACATCCGGACGGTTGGTTGCCGCAATCACAATCACACCTTCGTTGCCTTCGAAGCCATCCATTTCAACCAGCAACTGGTTCAGTGTTTGCTCACGCTCATCGTGCCCACCACCAACACCAGCACCACGTTGTCGACCGACAGCATCGATCTCATCGATGAAAATAATACAAGGCGCATGCTTTTTCGCTTGCTCGAACATATCACGAACACGCGACGCACCGACACCAACAAACATCTCAACAAAATCAGAACCCGAAATAGTAAAGAAAGGCACTTTAGCTTCACCTGCGATGGCTCTTGCGAGTAACGTCTTACCGGTACC
The genomic region above belongs to Cardiobacteriaceae bacterium TAE3-ERU3 and contains:
- the ftsH gene encoding ATP-dependent zinc metalloprotease FtsH, with protein sequence MKKSILIWGGLILLFLFLVGEVDNLGLKGNTREVSYSQFLDQVEDGQVRAADIDLQEMKINFTDNSGKRFVTNNPEVNTAALIGDLRNHNVTISADPIEKESLLSKILINLLPIIILIALFIFVTRQMQGGGGKGGAFSFGKSRAKLIPEDKIKVTFADVAGAEEAKEDVVEMVEFLRDPTKFSHLGGQIPRGVLMVGPPGTGKTLLARAIAGEAKVPFFTISGSDFVEMFVGVGASRVRDMFEQAKKHAPCIIFIDEIDAVGRQRGAGVGGGHDEREQTLNQLLVEMDGFEGNEGVIVIAATNRPDVLDPALLRPGRFDRQVVVGLPDLKGREQILKVHMRKKPIDDDVKARDIARGTPGFSGADLANLVNEAALFAARRDRKTITMQDMEDAKDKIMMGAERRSMVMSDAEKEMTAYHEAGHCIVGRIVPSHDPVYKVTIIPRGRALGVTMFLPEQDRYSYSRERLESQISSLYGGRIAEELIYGHDHVSTGASNDIERATSIARNMVTQWGLSDKLGPLAYGEEENEVFLGRSVTQHKNVSDETAHMIDTEIRAIIDRNYDRAEQILKDNMDILHEMTKALVKYETIDEDQIDDLMNRRPVREPKDWTDSSTDDGNGSDDSNRRDGIIIGGDHPVIENDSSPKGGSNANFAG